One region of Salvia miltiorrhiza cultivar Shanhuang (shh) chromosome 3, IMPLAD_Smil_shh, whole genome shotgun sequence genomic DNA includes:
- the LOC131015423 gene encoding LOB domain-containing protein 7-like — MSSPPSLPPLPPGRRRKRSCAACWLMHLPCPDGCLLAPYFPAERAADYVNVHRLFGRQKVINILNAVKPHLRDDAITSITYEANFRAAHPVGGCTAAVCTLVAQINYLTAQLDAVRQHIARCIEPMQNLDQNLNQYPRFLNLDQQIPEDAPQFFNAGDNQINNPIVLNGDHQQIEEDDQQQFFNAGDNQINNPIVLNGDHQQIEEDDQQQFFNGGDNQMNPIVLNGDHQQIEEDDQQQFFNGGDNQMNPIVLNGDHQQIEEDDQQQFFNGDNQNPVSLNHDQEFLEDLQRYFNFNLNEDNDQ; from the coding sequence ATGAGCTCCCCCCCGTCGCTGCCCCCACTACCCCCCGGCCGCCGCCGCAAACGGTCCTGCGCCGCCTGCTGGCTCATGCACCTCCCATGCCCCGACGGCTGCCTCCTCGCTCCCTACTTCCCCGCCGAGCGCGCCGCCGACTACGTAAACGTCCACCGCCTCTTCGGCCGCCAAAAAGTCATCAACATCCTCAACGCGGTGAAGCCGCACCTCCGCGACGACGCCATCACGTCCATCACCTACGAGGCCAACTTCCGCGCCGCCCACCCCGTCGGCGGCTGCACCGCCGCCGTCTGCACCCTCGTCGCGCAGATCAACTACTTAACCGCCCAGCTCGACGCCGTAAGGCAACATATCGCCCGCTGTATAGAGCCCATGCAGAATCTCGATCAGAATCTCAATCAGTATCCGAGATTCTTGAATCTTGATCAACAGATTCCAGAAGATGCGCCGCAATTCTTCAACGCCGGCGATAATCAGATTAATAATCCGATAGTCTTGAATGGTGATCATCAGCAAATTGAAGAAGATGATCAGCAGCAATTCTTCAACGCCGGCGATAATCAGATTAATAATCCGATAGTCTTGAATGGCGATCATCAGCAAATTGAAGAAGATGATCAGCAGCAATTCTTCAACGGCGGCGATAATCAGATGAATCCGATAGTCTTGAATGGTGATCATCAACAAATTGAAGAAGATGATCAGCAGCAATTCTTCAACGGCGGCGATAATCAGATGAATCCGATAGTCTTGAATGGTGATCATCAACAAATTGAAGAAGATGATCAGCAGCAATTCTTCAACGGCGATAATCAGAATCCAGTAAGCTTGAATCATGATCAAGAATTTTTGGAAGATCTGCAGCGATACTTCAACTTCAACTTGAACGAAGATAATGATCAGTGA
- the LOC131015408 gene encoding acidic leucine-rich nuclear phosphoprotein 32-related protein-like, protein MFRLRTSASPRCYGCRRLRRSCSGQNCPYARYSRLHNSNASRLFEAAPPHARTATANSVAHEASSSSSANDPVAVAAADLSRRVPVAENELNFVNRQLAFFSERSAVHMQQQQEIVNHDQQIEEDAPQFLDGDDHNPTSSNHDQQIEEDAPQLFNGDHQNPVISNGYHEIEEDAPQFINGDHQNPVISNGYHEIEEDAPQFINGDHQNPVISNGYHEIEEDAPQFINGDNQNPVILIGDQQIDEEDAPQSFNGDDQNPVTLNHDQEEIEEDAQQFSNEDNQNPVISNHDQEEIEEDAAQQSSDEDNQNPVIMNADQPIQEDAQHFFIEDDQDPINLNLYHEILENLERYLDLNDDNDQ, encoded by the coding sequence atGTTCAGATTACGTACCTCCGCCTCGCCGCGCTGCTACGGCTGCAGGCGGCTGCGCCGCTCCTGCAGCGGCCAAAACTGCCCCTACGCCCGCTACTCTCGCCTCCACAACTCCAACGCCAGCCGCCTCTTCGAAGCGGCGCCACCGCATGCTCGCACGGCCACCGCCAACTCCGTCGCCCACGAggccagcagcagcagcagcgccaaCGACCccgtcgccgtcgccgccgccgatcTCAGCCGCCGCGTCCCCGTCGCCGAGAACGAGCTCAACTTCGTAAACCGACAACTCGCGTTTTTCAGCGAGAGATCAGCTGTGCATATGCAGCAGCAGCAAGAGATCGTGAATCATGATCAACAAATTGAAGAAGATGCGCCGCAATTCCTCGACGGCGATGATCACAATCCGACGAGCTCGAATCACGATCAACAAATTGAAGAAGACGCGCCGCAATTGTTCAACGGCGATCATCAGAATCCGGTGATCTCGAACGGTTATCATGAAATCGAAGAAGATGCGCCGCAGTTCATCAACGGCGATCATCAGAATCCAGTGATCTCGAACGGTTATCATGAAATTGAAGAAGATGCGCCGCAGTTCATCAACGGCGATCACCAGAATCCAGTGATCTCGAACGGTTATCATGAAATTGAAGAAGATGCGCCGCAGTTCATCAACGGCGACAATCAGAATCCGGTAATCTTGATTGGTGATCAACAAATTGATGAAGAAGATGCGCCGCAATCGTTCAACGGCGATGATCAGAATCCGGTTACCTTGAATCATGATcaagaagaaattgaagaagATGCGCAGCAATTCTCCAACGAAGATAATCAGAATCCAGTCATCTCGAATCATGATcaagaagaaattgaagaagATGCCGCGCAGCAATCCTCCGACGAAGATAATCAGAATCCAGTAATCATGAATGCTGATCAACCAATTCAAGAAGATGCGCAGCATTTCTTCATCGAAGATGATCAGGATCCAATAAACTTGAATCTTTATCATGAAATTCTAGAAAATCTTGAGCGATACCTCGACTTGAACGACGATAATGATCAGTGA
- the LOC131015462 gene encoding LOB domain-containing protein 22-like codes for MSTPEPPPPLPPAKSACAACKHQRRRCAADCPLAPYFSADRQSDFANVHRLFGIKKVSKLLQSVAPRHRDDAAKSIVYEANLRAMHPVAGCFGAAAELRRQIQICEAELEIVSQNLAFLKQNNSFVVNNQETDFQIEENSNLQRFFNDLKPALADQ; via the coding sequence ATGAGCACCCCCGAGCCCCCACCACCACTCCCCCCCGCGAAATCCGCCTGCGCCGCCTGCAAGCACCAGCGCCGCCGCTGCGCCGCCGACTGCCCCCTCGCCCCCTACTTCTCCGCCGACCGCCAGTCCGACTTCGCCAACGTCCACCGCCTCTTCGGCATCAAGAAAGTCTCCAAACTCCTCCAATCCGTCGCCCCCCGCCACCGCGACGACGCCGCCAAATCCATCGTCTACGAGGCCAACCTCCGCGCCATGCACCCCGTCGCCGGCTGCTTCGGCGCCGCCGCCGAGCTCCGCCGCCAGATCCAAATCTGCGAGGCCGAGCTCGAAATCGTCAGCCAAAATCTCGCCTTTCTAAAGCAGAATAATTCATTCGTCGTTAATAATCAGGAAACGGATTTTCAGATTGAAGAAAATAGTAATTTGCAGCGATTCTTCAACGATCTTAAGCCCGCTTTAGCTGATCAATAA
- the LOC131015384 gene encoding acyl-lipid (9-3)-desaturase-like gives MAESQKYITADELATHTTSGDLWISIHGKIYDVSRWIKSHPGGDLPLRNLAGRDATDAFLAYHPTRAWPHLAQFHNGLHLQNYAVSEVSKDYRKLLHDFTKIGLFENKGHNVFLSLTAIALLFSLSLYGVVFVQNSPFLHALCGAAMGFLWIQSGWLGHDSGHYQIMLTRNQNRFIQILSGNCLAGISIAWWKRNHNAHHIAVNSLDHDPDLQHMPFFAVSTKLFGSITSLYYNRKMEFDKFARFLISKQHWTYYPVMSFARLNLFAQSFFLLSSNKNVPNRGQEILGLLIFWIWYPLLVSFLPNWKEKVIFIACSFIVTSIQHVQFTLNHFSASVYVGLPNGNDWFEKQTHGTLNISCPPWMDWFHGGLQFQIEHHLFPRLPRSQLRGVAPVVRELCKKHGLPYNIASFWGANVMTLRTLRAAAMQAGDYSKPVPRNLVWEAVNTLG, from the coding sequence ATGGCGGAGAGCCAGAAATACATCACCGCCGACGAGCTGGCCACCCACACCACCTCCGGCGACCTCTGGATCTCCATCCACGGCAAAATCTACGACGTCTCGCGCTGGATCAAATCCCACCCCGGCGGCGACCTCCCCCTCCGCAACCTCGCCGGCCGCGACGCCACCGACGCATTCCTCGCCTACCACCCCACCCGCGCCTGGCCCCACCTCGCCCAATTCCACAACGGCCTCCACCTCCAAAACTACGCCGTTTCGGAGGTCTCCAAGGACTACCGCAAACTCCTCCACGACTTCACCAAGATCGGCCTCTTCGAAAACAAGGGCCACAACGTCTTCCTCTCCCTCACCGCCATTGCtctcctcttctccctctccctctacGGCGTCGTTTTCGTCCAAAACAGCCCCTTCCTCCACGCCCTCTGCGGCGCCGCCATGGGGTTCCTCTGGATCCAGAGCGGCTGGCTCGGCCACGACTCCGGCCACTACCAAATCATGCTCACCCGCAACCAGAATCGATTCATCCAGATCCTCTCCGGCAACTGCCTCGCCGGAATCAGCATCGCGTGGTGGAAGCGCAACCACAACGCGCACCACATCGCCGTCAACAGCCTCGACCACGACCCCGATCTCCAGCACATGCCCTTCTTCGCCGTCTCCACCAAGCTCTTCGGCTCCATCACCTCCTTATACTACAATCGGAAAATGGAATTCGACAAATTCGCGAGATTCCTGATCAGCAAGCAGCATTGGACGTATTATCCGGTGATGAGCTTCGCTCGATTGAATTTATTCGCGCAATCCTTCTTCCTCCTCTCGTCAAACAAAAATGTCCCAAATCGGGGGCAGGAGATTCTAGGGTTACTGATTTTCTGGATTTGGTACCCATTGTTGGTCTCATTTTTACCTAATTGGAAGGAAAAAGTGATCTTCATCGCTTGCAGCTTCATCGTTACGAGCATTCAACATGTTCAATTCACATTGAATCATTTCTCTGCATCTGTGTATGTGGGGTTGCCCAATGGGAATGATTGGTTTGAGAAGCAGACACATGGCACATTGAACATCAGCTGCCCGCCGTGGATGGATTGGTTCCACGGCGGGCTGCAGTTTCAAATCGAGCACCACCTTTTCCCCCGGCTGCCACGGAGCCAGCTCCGGGGGGTGGCGCCCGTGGTGAGGGAGCTCTGCAAGAAGCACGGCTTGCCCTACAACATCGCGAGCTTTTGGGGGGCGAATGTGATGACGTTGAGGACTCTGAGGGCGGCCGCGATGCAGGCCGGAGATTATAGCAAGCCGGTGCCGAGGAACTTGGTGTGGGAGGCTGTCAACACTCTTGGCTAG
- the LOC131015344 gene encoding uncharacterized protein LOC131015344 isoform X1, with protein sequence MSGKENKIEEEDEEETKVVHHWSHEHRLTLVEPRIGKGCFGCGKPFNGGEKAYACRCFTDIVFDEECLGMPRKIRHAMHPQHILTHHVFSHYDYNDGTLAGKLCAICESSLINQRSFRTNTEGSIFYKCTRAECMLWMHMRCAQGSDMMYDAADDDDDEQHRTIDHPSHPNHGLKLVRRSCRFKCDACGITRGVKSYMCCIANCQYWIHKSCASLPQTIESEYHSHSLSLSFHVPPRYMKRDLKCDVCGKYLPSKYWIYHCELCSYVVHLKCAFNATRRNEKGIMEFPISDVGEELIGGLVKRERGAISIPHHDEDYKFHNHKLRLVSSSPEEEEEENSSDDDDGKDQESQLICDGCITPIFNRKQRPSSSSSSSSSSKDYYYMSCSSGCNYNLHMACFHLPSRLPSIPLHHQSGHHLILKSCDELPSKEWECKVCSLISNGLFYKCTECDFIADIKCASLPATIYHTDHPQHPLHFQSGGGYIYCHAMCGGWIYDYNCYACGSCEFIVHVRCAVLPASITSRRWDKHHPLLLTYDANLNHQGESIYCDACEIAETNPKTWMYRCRHCDLSFHPRCLKSTSSVYRNIKLGKEYVINDAALHPPHPLVHQLLTKRRCDLCHLDMYECRGFECASCNFCVCLYFCGKEMLRKGDMKAVE encoded by the exons ATGAGTGGGAAAGAAAATAAGATAGAGGAAGAGGACGAGGAGGAGACGAAGGTTGTTCATCATTGGAGCCACGAGCATCGTCTTACTCTAGTGGAACCTCGTATAGGAAAAGGATGTTTTGGCTGTGGAAAGCCTTTTAATGGAGGAGAGAAAGCTTATGCATGTAGATGTTTCACTGATATCGTATTTGATGAAGAATGTTTGGGAATGCCGAGGAAGATTAGACACGCAATGCACCCACAACACATACTCACTCATCATGTATTCAGCCATTATGACTACAATGACGGAACACTCGCAGGAAAGTTGTGTGCAATCTGCGAAAGTTCTCTTATCAACCAGCGAAGTTTTCGTACAAACACGGAGGGGAGCATATTCTACAAATGTACGAGGGCAGAATGTATGTTGTGGATGCACATGAGATGCGCGCAGGGTAGTGACATGATGTACGATGCAGCCGATGATGATGACGACGAGCAACATCGCACCATAGATCATCCGAGTCACCCCAACCATGGATTGAAGTTGGTGAGGAGGAGTTGTCGCTTCAAGTGCGATGCTTGCGGCATCACACGCGGGGTGAAATCCTACATGTGCTGCATAGCTAATTGTCAGTATTGGATCCACAAGAGTTGCGCATCGTTGCCTCAAACCATCGAAAGCGAATACCACtctcactccctctctctctcttttcatgTCCCACCTCGATATATGAAAAGGGACTTGAAATGTGATGTGTGTGGCAAATATTTACCGTCTAAATATTGGATATATCATTGTGAGTTGTGCAGCTATGTTGTCCATCTCAAGTGCGCCTTCAACGCCACTAG AAGAAATGAGAAAGGGATTATGGAGTTCCCAATAAGTGATGTGGGTGAGGAGCTAATTGGAGGTTTGGtaaagagagaaagaggagcTATATCAATACCCCATCATGATGAAGATTATAAGTTCCATAACCACAAACTCAGATTAGTGTCATCATCtccggaagaagaagaagaagaaaatagtagtgatgatgatgatgggaAAGATCAAGAATCGCAATTAATATGTGATGGGTGCATTACTCCTATATTCAACCGGAAACAGAGaccatcttcatcatcatcttcttcttcaagtAGTAAAGATTACTACTATATGAGTTGTAGCAGTGGATGCAATTACAATCTTCACATGGCGTGCTTCCACTTGCCATCTCGCCTCCCCTCCATTCCACTCCACCACCAATCTGGTCACCACCTCATTCTCAAATCTTGTGACGAACTTCCATCCAAGGAGTGGGAGTGCAAGGTGTGCTCTCTCATATCAAATGGGCTGTTCTACAAGTGTACGGAATGCGACTTCATAGCAGACATCAAGTGCGCTTCTCTGCCGGCCACCATATATCACACGGATCACCCACAACATCCCCTCCACTTCCAATCTGGTGGGGGATATATTTACTGTCATGCTATGTGTGGTGGCTGGATATACGATTATAACTGTTACGCGTGTGGCAGCTGTGAGTTCATTGTGCACGTTCGATGCGCTGTGCTGCCAGCATCAATCACCAGCCGTAGATGGGACAAGCACCACCCGCTGCTATTGACATACGACGCCAATCTCAACCATCAAGGTGAATCAATCTACTGCGATGCATGTGAAATAGCCGAAACGAATCCTAAGACCTGGATGTATCGCTGCCGCCACTGCGATCTATCCTTCCATCCCCGCTGCTTGAAATCCACATCCAGTGTCTATAGAAACATCAAGTTGGGAAAGGAGTATGTGATTAATGATGCGGCACTTCACCCACCACACCCTCTCGTCCATCAACTTCTCACAAAACGTCGCTGCGACCTTTGTCATCTGGATATGTATGAATGCCGAGGATTTGAGTGTGCATCATGCAACTTCTGCGTTTGTTTATACTTCTGTGGTAAAGAAATGCTCAGAAAGGGAGACATGAAGGCCGTGGAGTGA
- the LOC131015344 gene encoding uncharacterized protein LOC131015344 isoform X2 codes for MSGKENKIEEEDEEETKVVHHWSHEHRLTLVEPRIGKGCFGCGKPFNGGEKAYACRCFTDIVFDEECLGMPRKIRHAMHPQHILTHHVFSHYDYNDGTLAGKLCAICESSLINQRSFRTNTEGSIFYKCTRAECMLWMHMRCAQGSDMMYDAADDDDDEQHRTIDHPSHPNHGLKLVRRSCRFKCDACGITRGVKSYMCCIANCQYWIHKSCASLPQTIESEYHSHSLSLSFHVPPRYMKRDLKCDVCGKYLPSKYWIYHCELCSYVVHLKCAFNATRNEKGIMEFPISDVGEELIGGLVKRERGAISIPHHDEDYKFHNHKLRLVSSSPEEEEEENSSDDDDGKDQESQLICDGCITPIFNRKQRPSSSSSSSSSSKDYYYMSCSSGCNYNLHMACFHLPSRLPSIPLHHQSGHHLILKSCDELPSKEWECKVCSLISNGLFYKCTECDFIADIKCASLPATIYHTDHPQHPLHFQSGGGYIYCHAMCGGWIYDYNCYACGSCEFIVHVRCAVLPASITSRRWDKHHPLLLTYDANLNHQGESIYCDACEIAETNPKTWMYRCRHCDLSFHPRCLKSTSSVYRNIKLGKEYVINDAALHPPHPLVHQLLTKRRCDLCHLDMYECRGFECASCNFCVCLYFCGKEMLRKGDMKAVE; via the exons ATGAGTGGGAAAGAAAATAAGATAGAGGAAGAGGACGAGGAGGAGACGAAGGTTGTTCATCATTGGAGCCACGAGCATCGTCTTACTCTAGTGGAACCTCGTATAGGAAAAGGATGTTTTGGCTGTGGAAAGCCTTTTAATGGAGGAGAGAAAGCTTATGCATGTAGATGTTTCACTGATATCGTATTTGATGAAGAATGTTTGGGAATGCCGAGGAAGATTAGACACGCAATGCACCCACAACACATACTCACTCATCATGTATTCAGCCATTATGACTACAATGACGGAACACTCGCAGGAAAGTTGTGTGCAATCTGCGAAAGTTCTCTTATCAACCAGCGAAGTTTTCGTACAAACACGGAGGGGAGCATATTCTACAAATGTACGAGGGCAGAATGTATGTTGTGGATGCACATGAGATGCGCGCAGGGTAGTGACATGATGTACGATGCAGCCGATGATGATGACGACGAGCAACATCGCACCATAGATCATCCGAGTCACCCCAACCATGGATTGAAGTTGGTGAGGAGGAGTTGTCGCTTCAAGTGCGATGCTTGCGGCATCACACGCGGGGTGAAATCCTACATGTGCTGCATAGCTAATTGTCAGTATTGGATCCACAAGAGTTGCGCATCGTTGCCTCAAACCATCGAAAGCGAATACCACtctcactccctctctctctcttttcatgTCCCACCTCGATATATGAAAAGGGACTTGAAATGTGATGTGTGTGGCAAATATTTACCGTCTAAATATTGGATATATCATTGTGAGTTGTGCAGCTATGTTGTCCATCTCAAGTGCGCCTTCAACGCCACTAG AAATGAGAAAGGGATTATGGAGTTCCCAATAAGTGATGTGGGTGAGGAGCTAATTGGAGGTTTGGtaaagagagaaagaggagcTATATCAATACCCCATCATGATGAAGATTATAAGTTCCATAACCACAAACTCAGATTAGTGTCATCATCtccggaagaagaagaagaagaaaatagtagtgatgatgatgatgggaAAGATCAAGAATCGCAATTAATATGTGATGGGTGCATTACTCCTATATTCAACCGGAAACAGAGaccatcttcatcatcatcttcttcttcaagtAGTAAAGATTACTACTATATGAGTTGTAGCAGTGGATGCAATTACAATCTTCACATGGCGTGCTTCCACTTGCCATCTCGCCTCCCCTCCATTCCACTCCACCACCAATCTGGTCACCACCTCATTCTCAAATCTTGTGACGAACTTCCATCCAAGGAGTGGGAGTGCAAGGTGTGCTCTCTCATATCAAATGGGCTGTTCTACAAGTGTACGGAATGCGACTTCATAGCAGACATCAAGTGCGCTTCTCTGCCGGCCACCATATATCACACGGATCACCCACAACATCCCCTCCACTTCCAATCTGGTGGGGGATATATTTACTGTCATGCTATGTGTGGTGGCTGGATATACGATTATAACTGTTACGCGTGTGGCAGCTGTGAGTTCATTGTGCACGTTCGATGCGCTGTGCTGCCAGCATCAATCACCAGCCGTAGATGGGACAAGCACCACCCGCTGCTATTGACATACGACGCCAATCTCAACCATCAAGGTGAATCAATCTACTGCGATGCATGTGAAATAGCCGAAACGAATCCTAAGACCTGGATGTATCGCTGCCGCCACTGCGATCTATCCTTCCATCCCCGCTGCTTGAAATCCACATCCAGTGTCTATAGAAACATCAAGTTGGGAAAGGAGTATGTGATTAATGATGCGGCACTTCACCCACCACACCCTCTCGTCCATCAACTTCTCACAAAACGTCGCTGCGACCTTTGTCATCTGGATATGTATGAATGCCGAGGATTTGAGTGTGCATCATGCAACTTCTGCGTTTGTTTATACTTCTGTGGTAAAGAAATGCTCAGAAAGGGAGACATGAAGGCCGTGGAGTGA
- the LOC131015458 gene encoding uncharacterized protein LOC131015458: protein MSSTASHPTDSDSTESRATETRATETHVSETQASAVRPELAPDGRRICWLENGILRPTEKIRRTTTSSFQGFIDPEGVNWKSLSPSTIDIYYDEFKKSFTWDGEVYISDVIRKTWISQARHAYKDFVHGCKVIIDEGSRPQFLHKDIVTKWKEYWATPEFQVKSQQASKNH, encoded by the exons ATGAGTAGTACTGCTTCGCATCCCACCGACTCAGACTCGACTGAGTCTCGTGCTACTGAGACCCGTGCTACTGAGACACACGTTTCTGAGACGCAGGCGTCGGCAGTCCGTCCAGAATTAGCACCTGACGGTAGGCGGATCTGTTGGTTGGAAAATGG CATTTTGAGGCCGACTGAGAAGATTCGACGTACAACTACTTCAAGCTTTCAAGGCTTCATAGATCCTGAAGGCGTCAATTGGAAGAGTTTGTCGCCCAGCACCATAGACATATATTATGATGAGTTTAAG AAATCTTTTACATGGGATGGGGAAGTTTACATCTCGGACGTCATTCGTAAGACATGGATCTCACAAGCTAGGCATGCTTATAAAGATTTTGTCCATGGATGTAAGGTTATTATCGATGAAGGGAGCAGACCTCAATTTCTTCATAAAGACATTGTTACAAAGTGGAAGGAATATTGGGCGACGCCTGAATTCCAAGTTAAGTCGCAGCAGGCGAGCAAAAATCATTGA
- the LOC131015343 gene encoding uncharacterized protein LOC131015343, with protein MSGKENKIEEEEEETKVVHHWSHQHRLTLGEPCIRENCSGCGRLFNGGEKAYACRCWPVGIVLDEECLGMPRKIRHAMHPQHILTDHHVFSYDEYRHRTLAGKLCAICESSLINRRTFLANMEGSIFYKCTRAECMLWMHMRCAQGSDMMYNAADDDDDDDEQHRTIDHPSHPNHGLKLVRRSCRFKCDACGITRGVKSYMCCIANCQYWIHESCASLPQTIESEYHSHPLSLSFHVPPSYMRRDLKCDVCKTYLPFKYWIYHCELCSYVVHLNCASNATRRNEKGIMEFPISDVSEELIGGLVKREGGAISIPHHDEDYKFHNHKLRLVSSSPEEEEEENSSDDDDGKDQESQLICDGCITPIFNRKQRPSSSSSSSSSSKDYYYMSCSSGCNYNLHMACFHLPSRVPSIPLHHQFGHHLILKSSDKLPSDEWECEVCELKSSGLFYACTKCDFIADIKCASLPATIYHTAHPQHPLHFQSGGAQLYCDAMCGDFVYSNNYYACGNCEFIVHVRCAVLPASITSRRWDKHHPLLLTYDANLNPQGESIYCDVCERAATNPKRWMYRCRHCDLSIHPGCLISTSGYYRNIKLGKEYVINDAALHPPHPLAYQLLSKRRCDLCRRYMYEEPGFQCASCNFCVCLYYCGAEMLRKGDMKAVE; from the exons atGAGTGGGAAAGAAAATAAGAtagaggaagaggaggaggagacgAAGGTTGTTCATCATTGGAGCCACCAGCATCGACTTACTCTGGGGGAACCTTGTATAAGAGAAAATTGTTCTGGCTGTGGAAGGCTTTTTAATGGAGGAGAGAAAGCTTATGCATGTAGATGTTGGCCGGTTGGTATCGTATTAGATGAAGAATGTTTGGGAATGCCGAGGAAGATTAGACACGCAATGCACCCACAACACATACTCACTGATCATCATGTATTCAGCTATGATGAATACCGTCACAGAACACTCGCAGGAAAGTTGTGTGCAATCTGCGAAAGTTCTCTTATCAACCGCCGAACTTTTCTTGCCAACATGGAGGGGAGCATATTCTACAAATGTACGAGGGCAGAATGTATGTTGTGGATGCATATGAGATGCGCGCAGGGTAGTGACATGATGTACAATGCAGCCGATGATGACGACGACGATGACGAGCAACATCGCACCATAGATCATCCGAGTCACCCCAACCATGGATTGAAGTTGGTGAGGAGGAGTTGTCGCTTCAAGTGCGATGCTTGCGGCATCACACGCGGGGTGAAATCCTACATGTGCTGCATAGCTAATTGTCAGTATTGGATCCACGAGAGTTGCGCATCGTTGCCTCAAACCATCGAAAGCGAGTACCACTCtcaccccctctctctctcttttcatgTCCCACCTTCATATATGAGAAGGGACTTGAAATGTGATGTGTGTAAAACTTATTTACCGtttaaatattggatatatCATTGTGAGTTGTGCAGCTATGTTGTCCATCTCAACTGCGCCTCCAACGCCACTAG AAGAAATGAGAAAGGGATTATGGAGTTCCCAATAAGTGATGTGAGTGAAGAGCTAATTGGAGGTTTGGTAAAGAGAGAAGGAGGAGCTATATCAATACCTCATCATGATGAAGATTATAAGTTCCACAATCACAAACTCAGATTAGTGTCATCATCtcccgaagaagaagaagaagaaaatagtagtgatgatgatgatgggaAAGATCAAGAATCGCAATTAATATGTGATGGGTGCATTACTCCTATATTCAACCGGAAACAGAGaccatcttcatcatcatcttcttcttcaagtAGTAAAGATTACTACTATATGAGTTGCAGCAGTGGATGCAATTACAATCTTCACATGGCGTGCTTCCACTTGCCATCTCGCGTCCCCTCCATTCCACTCCACCACCAATTTGGTCACCACCTGATTCTCAAATCTTCTGACAAACTTCCATCCGATGAGTGGGAGTGCGAGGTGTGTGAACTCAAGTCAAGTGGGCTGTTCTACGCTTGCACAAAATGCGACTTCATAGCAGACATCAAGTGCGCATCTCTGCCGGCCACCATATATCACACGGCTCACCCACAACATCCCCTCCACTTTCAATCTGGCGGGGCACAACTTTACTGTGATGCTATGTGTGGTGACTTCGTATACAGCAACAACTATTACGCGTGTGGCAACTGTGAGTTCATTGTGCACGTTCGATGCGCTGTGCTGCCAGCATCAATCACCAGCCGTAGATGGGACAAGCACCACCCGCTGCTATTGACGTACGACGCCAATCTCAACCCTCAAGGTGAATCAATCTACTGCGATGTATGTGAAAGAGCAGCAACGAATCCTAAGAGGTGGATGTATCGCTGCCGCCACTGCGATCTATCCATCCATCCCGGCTGCTTGATTTCCACATCCGGGTACTATAGAAACATCAAGTTGGGAAAGGAGTATGTGATTAATGATGCGGCACTTCACCCACCACACCCTCTCGCCTATCAACTTCTCTCAAAACGCCGCTGCGACCTTTGTCGTAGGTATATGTATGAAGAGCCAGGATTTCAGTGTGCATCATGCAACTTCTGCGTTTGTTTATACTACTGCGGTGCCGAAATGCTCAGAAAGGGAGACATGAAGGCCGTGGAGTGA